From Paenibacillus sp. GP183, one genomic window encodes:
- a CDS encoding pilus assembly protein TadG-related protein, producing the protein MIKHFLKNQKGTAIVLFALTLPVLLGFCGLAVDMGIMYLEKTRVTKLVDAAAIAGIYELPGTSADARASSQATAFQYAKLNGLKDSDTITAVPTDNHTLPVTINRKVLFSFFRIFGINEGTVSATAVARSTQASAVYGVIPWGASTDVLQMLGKKVQFQFYQSGGSGNNINGGFLNLTKINPNDTYLSMLKNGYGGTLTKGQTISKYTTATTALADDTVNGIMTRIANGQRLVALPIVDSMGDNSPTGKILGFAVFQLEMAYKQSASDVYVTGTFVQSVVNGQGGGTGTDYGAWAYQLSLK; encoded by the coding sequence ATGATAAAACATTTTTTAAAGAACCAAAAAGGGACAGCTATAGTATTGTTTGCATTGACATTACCGGTATTGCTAGGTTTTTGTGGCCTTGCAGTGGATATGGGAATAATGTATTTGGAGAAAACCCGAGTCACCAAGTTGGTGGACGCGGCGGCTATCGCCGGCATCTATGAACTGCCAGGCACATCTGCAGATGCGCGAGCTTCGTCACAAGCCACTGCGTTTCAATATGCCAAATTGAATGGATTGAAGGATAGTGATACGATCACAGCGGTTCCGACGGATAATCATACCTTGCCTGTAACCATCAACAGGAAGGTGCTGTTCTCTTTCTTTAGGATATTTGGTATAAATGAGGGGACTGTGTCGGCAACTGCAGTGGCTCGGTCGACTCAAGCGTCGGCTGTGTATGGTGTTATTCCCTGGGGAGCTAGTACGGATGTGCTGCAGATGCTGGGGAAAAAAGTTCAATTTCAATTCTACCAATCCGGCGGGAGCGGTAACAACATTAACGGAGGTTTCCTGAATCTGACGAAGATCAATCCGAATGATACCTATCTAAGCATGTTAAAAAACGGGTATGGCGGCACCTTGACAAAGGGGCAGACGATTAGTAAATATACAACTGCAACTACAGCGCTGGCCGATGACACTGTAAATGGCATAATGACTCGTATAGCCAATGGACAGAGGCTCGTTGCTCTCCCCATAGTCGATTCAATGGGTGATAATAGCCCCACGGGGAAAATTTTAGGGTTTGCCGTCTTTCAGTTGGAAATGGCATATAAACAATCTGCTAGCGACGTTTACGTAACTGGTACATTCGTGCAGTCAGTAGTAAATGGTCAAGGCGGTGGAACGGGCACGGATTATGGAGCTTGGGCTTACCAACTATCGTTGAAGTAA
- a CDS encoding TadE/TadG family type IV pilus assembly protein, which yields MLRKIRTMVRQNRGQSVVEFALILPIFLLLLVGMLEFGRILYWQTIVNEAAREAARVVALTGDRTQAAPAIVNFGTFPAPTVTPSRLVFRQPITVTVTYNVALITPLLSSFFPANQFTVSASASMREENYSPIN from the coding sequence ATGTTACGGAAAATCAGAACCATGGTTCGCCAAAATCGTGGACAAAGCGTCGTGGAGTTTGCCTTGATACTGCCGATATTTTTGTTATTGCTTGTGGGGATGCTGGAATTTGGGCGGATACTGTATTGGCAAACGATTGTTAACGAGGCGGCCCGCGAGGCGGCAAGAGTTGTGGCCTTAACTGGAGACAGGACGCAGGCTGCACCTGCAATAGTTAATTTTGGGACTTTTCCTGCCCCAACCGTAACACCTTCGCGATTGGTATTTAGACAACCCATTACTGTAACCGTTACTTATAATGTCGCCCTTATCACTCCACTGTTAAGCTCTTTTTTCCCAGCTAATCAGTTCACCGTTTCAGCTTCAGCTAGCATGCGCGAAGAAAATTACAGCCCAATCAATTGA
- a CDS encoding quinol oxidase, whose product MPTPIASASASPTPSAKPEATPTTTPTATPTATPTATPTPTASSGGSITSGGATLKITATLWKFDQQTYEVPADKEITIELNSSEGLHGIKIEGTNVNLKENGTVKLNLKAGTYKIFCSLLCGPGHGNMSATLVVS is encoded by the coding sequence GTGCCGACTCCCATAGCCTCCGCATCGGCGAGCCCAACACCGAGCGCGAAACCAGAGGCGACTCCGACTACAACTCCGACTGCAACTCCGACTGCAACTCCGACTGCAACTCCTACCCCAACTGCGAGCTCCGGTGGCAGTATAACATCAGGCGGCGCTACGCTCAAAATCACAGCTACCTTGTGGAAGTTCGACCAGCAAACATATGAAGTGCCGGCGGACAAAGAAATCACGATTGAGTTGAACAGCTCGGAAGGCCTGCACGGGATCAAGATAGAAGGAACGAACGTAAATCTCAAGGAAAACGGCACGGTGAAGCTTAACCTAAAAGCTGGAACATACAAAATTTTCTGCAGCCTTCTGTGCGGCCCTGGTCATGGCAATATGTCCGCTACCTTGGTCGTCAGCTAA
- the ltrA gene encoding group II intron reverse transcriptase/maturase — MKPKRRYYSLIDKVYQMDNLYEAWLSVKKNQGSGGIDGVSIAMFEKNVCMNLRELQRLLQQGRYKPDPVKRHFIEKENGKLRPLGIPTIRDRICQQAVRQIIEPIFEQDFYYYSFGFRAGYSAHQAVNTIRRAKRGGYEYAVDLDIMSFFDEIPHESLMEKVHERITDGKVLTLIRGWLSAGFMEGGQFHETEIGSPQGGNLSPLLANLYLNHFDWGMKKKGFAVVRYADDAVILCKTKEQAEEAYLAAKTILEKELQLRMHPEKTKVVHFDEGFRFLGFDFWKDYLMVPDTKVKKYKDKIREVTRRQQANNFGEMLKKLNEIARGFGNYFGIGNVKKKFQRLDEWTRMRVRAFMRQKKSTVSNSLIPNKVLESAGMVFLTSLLITRS; from the coding sequence ATGAAACCGAAACGACGATACTACTCCCTGATCGATAAAGTGTACCAAATGGATAATCTGTACGAAGCATGGCTATCTGTAAAGAAGAATCAGGGAAGCGGCGGCATCGATGGCGTAAGTATCGCCATGTTTGAGAAAAACGTGTGCATGAACCTAAGGGAACTCCAAAGGTTATTGCAACAAGGGCGGTATAAACCCGACCCTGTGAAACGACATTTCATCGAGAAGGAAAATGGGAAGTTAAGACCGTTAGGGATACCCACAATCCGAGATCGCATATGTCAGCAAGCGGTACGCCAAATCATTGAACCGATCTTCGAACAGGACTTTTACTACTATAGCTTTGGCTTTCGTGCAGGATACTCGGCGCACCAAGCAGTGAATACGATTCGACGCGCGAAACGTGGCGGATACGAATATGCGGTTGACCTGGACATCATGTCTTTCTTCGATGAAATTCCACACGAATCACTGATGGAGAAAGTGCATGAGAGAATCACTGACGGAAAAGTGCTGACGCTCATTCGCGGATGGCTATCGGCGGGATTCATGGAAGGTGGCCAGTTCCATGAAACGGAAATCGGGTCTCCGCAGGGCGGGAATTTGTCGCCATTGCTTGCGAATTTGTACTTGAACCATTTCGACTGGGGGATGAAGAAGAAAGGTTTTGCTGTGGTAAGGTATGCAGACGATGCCGTTATTCTTTGCAAAACAAAGGAGCAAGCAGAAGAAGCGTATCTAGCGGCAAAGACCATTCTGGAAAAGGAATTACAGCTTCGAATGCACCCTGAGAAAACAAAAGTGGTGCATTTCGATGAAGGCTTTCGTTTCCTAGGATTCGACTTCTGGAAAGATTATCTGATGGTACCCGACACGAAAGTGAAGAAGTACAAGGATAAAATCCGGGAAGTCACCCGCAGACAACAAGCGAATAACTTTGGCGAAATGCTCAAGAAACTAAATGAAATTGCACGGGGTTTTGGTAACTATTTCGGCATAGGGAATGTAAAGAAGAAGTTTCAACGATTGGATGAATGGACGCGTATGAGGGTTCGAGCCTTCATGCGTCAAAAGAAATCTACGGTTTCTAATTCGCTGATACCTAACAAAGTACTGGAATCGGCAGGAATGGTATTTCTAACAAGCTTACTCATCACACGTTCCTAA
- a CDS encoding DoxX family protein — MTNQISKSRLWTARILSGLVILFMLFDSILKFFKPAPVLEGTQQLGFSEHHIIVIATLGLLSTILYAIPRTSVLGALILTGYFGGVIATHVRMDNPLFTHILFPVYLAVLAWGGIWLRNEQVRKLIPIQKIED, encoded by the coding sequence ATGACTAATCAAATTTCAAAAAGCCGGCTTTGGACTGCACGAATTTTAAGCGGACTAGTAATACTGTTTATGTTATTCGACAGCATACTGAAATTTTTTAAACCTGCCCCTGTTTTGGAAGGAACACAACAACTCGGATTTTCCGAACATCATATTATTGTGATAGCAACACTAGGACTTCTTTCTACAATTCTTTACGCCATTCCTCGTACATCGGTCTTAGGTGCATTGATATTGACCGGATATTTTGGTGGAGTTATTGCTACACATGTTCGGATGGATAACCCACTTTTTACCCATATCCTGTTTCCGGTCTATTTAGCTGTTTTGGCTTGGGGCGGAATTTGGTTGAGGAATGAACAAGTGCGTAAACTCATTCCAATTCAAAAAATTGAGGATTGA